The genomic interval CCAAGCGCCGGCTCGCAGTGGACGCAACGTTGCAAAACGGCCCCGATTTGGTCCGCAGTGAGCTAATTGCCGGTACCGACGACGGACGTTTCGTAAAAGGGGCATACCTCAACTACGAGCGGTCACTGAATGCGGCATGGACCCTGGGCGCCGATGTCGGTTTTTGGGCTGGATCGTCTGCGCGGCGGCGCTATGGATTGGCGCTATCGCGCAGCTTCGACAATAGCGTCGTTTTGCGCACCGCCTACGTCAATGCCGACGATGCAGAAGGCAAGAGCCATCAACTTTTGGTCCAACTTTATTGGGAGTTTTCGCATGCGCTTTAAGCATCTTATTGTCACCGCCGTCCTCGGGTTAACTGTCACCCCCGCCTTCGCTGATGTATGCGTCTGGCGCGACCCGGAACAGACCATGACGAAAATCTTCCCGGAAGCAAAAGACTACCGAACCGTCGACGTGCGCTTGACCCCGGCGCTGCAAGCACGTATCGAAACGGCGATTGCGCGCAAGCTTACGCCCGGCGAAGCCGATTCCTGGACGTATTACTCTTTAGTCGGCGCGGGAGGTAAACCGGTCGGCATCGTCCTGGCCGACGCGGAAAAAGGCGAATACGGCGTGATCGAAATGGTGATGGGCATCGATCTCTCGGGAAAAATCCGCCAGCTCTATATCCAGCGCAGCCGCGAGCGTAAGGCCAAGGAACTGGCGTCGCCCGCCTTTCTGCACCAGTTCGACGGTAAGAATGCCGCCGATACGTTCGAGATCGGTCGCACCGTGACACCGGTTGACGGCGCTGACCTGGCTAGCAGGGAAATCGCCTTCGGCGTCAAGAAGATGCTGACCTTTCACCATGAACTTTCCAATACCACCAAGGAGCAAAAAAAATGACAGCCATGACTTCGATTACCCGTCTCTTCTGCATCGGCTCTCTGCTGGCCGCTTTTTCACATAACGCGCTTGCGCAAGACAAGCAGTTTGGCGCATCGATACCGAAGGAGACGCAGACGGTCGCCCTGAGCGAAGTCGTCAAGCATCCTGACCTGTACAAGGGCAAGACCCTGGCGGTGACCGGCACGCTAGGCGACATGTGCTCGGACGGCGACGATTTCTTTTTCAAGGACAAGTTCGACTTGATTGAAGTGGTCCCGCCACGTGGTGTCACGCTGCCGTACAAGGACATGAAAGGTGCCAAGACGCGGGTGTATGGCAAGGTGATGGTGCGCCGGGGCGAGGTCCACATTGATGCGCAAGGGGTGGCATTCGAATGAATCTTGTCACCTTAAGTTTGCGCAATCTGGAGCGGCGCAAGGTCAGGACGGCATTGACGATGCTCGGTGTGGCGATTGCCGCTGCATCGCTGTTTGCGATGCTGTCGTTCAATCGCGGCTTCGAGCAGGCGATGATTCAGGAAATGTCGGACTCTGGAATCCATCTGTTCGTATCGACTGAAGGCTGCCCGATGGAAGCGGCCTCGCTGGCACTGCACGGCGGCGAGATCCCGAAATTTCTGTCTGCGAACAGCCTGCCATTGATCAAGGACACGGTCGGCGTGAAGGAAGCGGCCGGCCTCCTAATTTTTTCGCAGGCCAGTAGCAACGGCAAGGGCACGGACCTGTTTTACGGCATCGGCGAGGCCATGCGCAAGCTCAAGCCGCACTGGAAAATTCGCGGTAGCTGGTTCACCAGCTCCGACTCGATCATTCTTGGTGCCGAAGCTGCCAAAGTGGAAAAACGCGAGGTCGGCGACAAAATCTATTTCCAGAATATCGACCATGAGTTCGTCGTCTCTGGGATCATCGAACGTACGGGGTCGGAGGACGATGGATTTTTCTATCTCCCGCTGGAGACCGCTCAGAAGATCTTCCACAAGGAGGGCAAGCTGACCGGCGTGGCGGTCTCGCTCAGCAACGTCGAGAAAATCGCCGATGTGAAAGACCGACTGGAAACTATTCCCGATATCTATGTTGTGACGTCGCAGCAGATGATGGATCAGATTGGCAAACTGGTCTCGTCCAGCAAGACCTTGATGTTCGCGGTGCTGGCAATTGCTCTGGTGATCAGTCTTTTGGGCGTATTGAATACCATCCTGATGACGGTGTTTGAAATGACCCGCGAATTCGGCTATTTGCGCTGCGTGGGCGCATCACGATCCGCCATTGTCAAACTGGTGCTGATGGAAACCGGATTGTTGTGTCTCGGTGGCGCAGCCTTCGGCGTCGCCGCCGGCGCCGCGCTGTCGTCGGGCATCGACAACTTGATTCGCCATGTATTGCCGTATGCGCCGTCAGGTCAAATGGTGGCGCCGCACGCTTCGATCATGGCCATGACGGTCGCGATGGCTGTGGCGGCAGGCCTGGTCGCCGGCATAATTCCGGCAATGCGCGCCTCCTTCATTTCTCCCAAACAGGCGGTCCGTTATGAATGATCTGATTACATTGAGAGAAGCCGTCAAGACACACCATCGCGGCACGGAAGCCATTCATGCTGTCGATCACGTGTCTCTAACTGTCGCCCAAGGGGAGTTTGTTGCAGTCGTGGGGCCATCCGGCTCCGGCAAGACGACACTGCTGGAGTTGATCGGCGCGATTGACAAGCCATCGGCCGGGGAGATTACGATTGACGGGCAAAGCGTGACGGCTATGAATGATGCCGCGCTGACGCGCCTGCGCAGCCGCACAATCGGCTTCGTGTTTCAGCAGTTTTTTCTACTGCCAACGCTAACCGCAGCGGAAAACGTCGCTTTGCCCGCGATGTTCGCGGGAAAAAGCAATGCCGACCGGCGCGCGCGCGAATTGCTGTCCCTGGTTGGATTGGATGGCCGCGAGGATCACTTACCGTCCCAACTGTCGGGCGGACAGATGCAGCGCGTAGCGATTGCGCGCGCACTGATCAATGACCCGAAGATTCTGTTGGCGGACGAGCCGACCGGCAGTCTTGATTCGGTCGCCGCGCAAGGTATATTCGATACCTTGCGCAGCCTGCACCAGTCAGGCACGACCGTTCTGGTCGTGACCCATAACCCAGACCTGGCGGCCGCCTGCGGTCGCGTCATTCGCATGCGTGACGGGAAGATTCATTGAGTTGGCCGGCTTCGACTATGTAGAGATAAGGAAAACAAGATGAACACGAAGTCGAAGATTACCCTTTCGGCGGCATTTTGCGTCGCCGGGGGCATCGCCGCTGTCGCGTGGGCGCAGCAGTCGTCATTAAGCGGAAAGTCTCCAATGGCCGGTATCCTGCTCAAGGATAAAGCCCCG from Massilia putida carries:
- a CDS encoding ABC transporter permease, with product MNLVTLSLRNLERRKVRTALTMLGVAIAAASLFAMLSFNRGFEQAMIQEMSDSGIHLFVSTEGCPMEAASLALHGGEIPKFLSANSLPLIKDTVGVKEAAGLLIFSQASSNGKGTDLFYGIGEAMRKLKPHWKIRGSWFTSSDSIILGAEAAKVEKREVGDKIYFQNIDHEFVVSGIIERTGSEDDGFFYLPLETAQKIFHKEGKLTGVAVSLSNVEKIADVKDRLETIPDIYVVTSQQMMDQIGKLVSSSKTLMFAVLAIALVISLLGVLNTILMTVFEMTREFGYLRCVGASRSAIVKLVLMETGLLCLGGAAFGVAAGAALSSGIDNLIRHVLPYAPSGQMVAPHASIMAMTVAMAVAAGLVAGIIPAMRASFISPKQAVRYE
- a CDS encoding ABC transporter ATP-binding protein is translated as MNDLITLREAVKTHHRGTEAIHAVDHVSLTVAQGEFVAVVGPSGSGKTTLLELIGAIDKPSAGEITIDGQSVTAMNDAALTRLRSRTIGFVFQQFFLLPTLTAAENVALPAMFAGKSNADRRARELLSLVGLDGREDHLPSQLSGGQMQRVAIARALINDPKILLADEPTGSLDSVAAQGIFDTLRSLHQSGTTVLVVTHNPDLAAACGRVIRMRDGKIH